The following coding sequences are from one Leptolyngbya sp. NIES-3755 window:
- a CDS encoding hypothetical protein (similar to AA sequence:cyanobase_aa:cce_1555), giving the protein MEAQRLEQEAARLEALKQYRILDTPPEQTYDDFTLLASFICEAPIALISLIDTERQWFKSKVGLEVAETPRAVSFCATIKSPETLIVNDARLDAQFMSNPLVTADPDIRFYAGAPLVTPDGHILGSLCVIDRKPRELSESQKRSLEALARQVVVQLELRRVSTRLAEALDQIKQMEGLIPICSYCKGIRDDQGYWSTVEKFIKQHSDVEFTHGICDICLSKNFPEVAAMLLKKTEES; this is encoded by the coding sequence ATGGAAGCACAAAGATTGGAGCAGGAAGCCGCTAGACTGGAAGCTTTGAAGCAGTACCGCATTTTAGATACGCCGCCAGAGCAGACTTATGATGACTTTACTTTGTTAGCGTCGTTCATTTGTGAGGCTCCGATCGCGCTGATCAGCCTGATTGATACCGAGCGGCAGTGGTTTAAGTCCAAAGTGGGCTTGGAGGTGGCTGAAACCCCACGAGCGGTTTCTTTTTGTGCCACGATTAAAAGCCCTGAAACCCTGATCGTGAATGATGCGCGGTTAGATGCTCAATTTATGAGTAATCCGCTGGTTACGGCTGATCCAGACATTCGGTTTTATGCAGGTGCGCCGCTCGTTACACCGGATGGACATATTTTGGGTTCGCTCTGTGTCATCGATCGTAAACCGCGAGAATTATCCGAGTCACAGAAGCGATCACTAGAAGCACTGGCACGACAGGTAGTCGTCCAACTAGAGTTAAGACGAGTTTCGACGCGGCTTGCGGAAGCACTCGACCAGATTAAACAGATGGAAGGTTTGATTCCGATTTGTTCTTATTGCAAAGGGATTCGAGATGATCAAGGATATTGGTCAACGGTTGAGAAGTTTATCAAACAACATTCAGATGTCGAATTCACTCACGGAATTTGCGATATCTGTTTGAGCAAAAATTTTCCTGAAGTGGCAGCGATGTTGCTCAAGAAGACTGAAGAATCGTGA
- a CDS encoding aspartyl-tRNA synthetase AspS (similar to AA sequence:cyanobase_aa:LBDG_11390), translated as MRTLYCGQLRASNIGETVTLYGWVDRRRDHGYVIFIDLRDREGIVQVVSDPDRTPNSYKAAGDLRNEYVIKIVGRVTKRPDESLNPKIPTGEVEIYADEIEILNAVRKQLPFQVSAAENESVREELRLKYRYLDLRRDRMSRNLQLRHQLIKAMRRFLEDTEGFVEVETPILTRSTPEGARDYLVPSRVNAGEWYALPQSPQLFKQLLMVSGLDRYYQIARCFRDEDLRAERQPEFTQLDMEMSFMSQDEILDLNERLVCHLIKTIKGVEIPRPFPRLTYAEAMDRYGSDKPDTRFGLELVNVSDVVEDCGFKVFSDSVKKGGLVKILPIPNGNDAISNVRIKPGGDVFKEASEAGARGLAYIRVREDGEIDTIGAIKDNLSEAQKQEILDRTEAKPGHLLLFAAGDSATVNKTLDRLRQYLGNELGMIDPDKLNLLWVVDFPMFEWNADEKRLEALHHPFTAPHPDDVDDLKTARAQAYDLAFNGFEVGGGSVRIHQPELQAKVFETIGIAEEEAQNKFGFLLEAFEYGAPPHGGLAYGIDRWVMLLSGEESIRDVIAFPKTQQARCLLTSAPSSVDDKQLKELHVASTLKPKSNTP; from the coding sequence ATGCGTACCCTCTACTGTGGTCAACTACGAGCGAGCAACATTGGCGAAACGGTCACTCTCTATGGATGGGTGGATCGAAGACGTGACCACGGGTATGTGATTTTTATCGATTTACGCGATCGTGAAGGCATTGTTCAAGTCGTCAGCGATCCCGATCGCACACCAAATTCTTATAAAGCAGCGGGCGATCTGCGAAACGAGTATGTGATCAAAATCGTGGGACGAGTCACCAAGCGTCCCGATGAATCACTCAATCCAAAAATTCCAACTGGAGAAGTTGAAATCTACGCAGACGAAATCGAAATTCTCAACGCCGTTCGTAAGCAGCTTCCATTCCAAGTATCTGCGGCTGAGAATGAATCGGTGCGTGAAGAACTGCGGCTGAAATATCGCTATTTGGATCTGAGACGCGATCGCATGAGTCGCAATCTCCAACTGCGTCATCAATTAATCAAAGCAATGCGGCGATTTTTAGAAGATACAGAAGGATTTGTCGAAGTTGAAACCCCAATTTTGACTCGATCGACTCCTGAAGGTGCGAGAGACTATCTCGTTCCATCGCGAGTGAATGCAGGTGAATGGTATGCGTTGCCGCAATCACCCCAGTTATTTAAGCAGTTGTTGATGGTATCGGGACTCGATCGCTATTATCAAATTGCTCGTTGTTTCCGCGATGAAGATTTACGGGCAGAACGTCAGCCAGAATTTACGCAGCTTGACATGGAAATGAGCTTCATGAGTCAAGACGAAATTCTCGATCTGAATGAACGCTTAGTTTGTCACCTGATCAAGACGATTAAAGGTGTAGAAATTCCGCGTCCATTCCCTCGGTTAACTTACGCGGAAGCAATGGATCGATATGGCAGTGATAAGCCTGATACCCGATTCGGTTTAGAGCTAGTGAATGTTTCCGATGTGGTTGAAGACTGCGGTTTCAAAGTCTTTTCAGATTCGGTGAAAAAAGGTGGATTAGTGAAGATCCTGCCAATTCCAAACGGAAATGATGCAATCTCGAATGTTCGGATTAAGCCCGGTGGCGATGTGTTCAAAGAAGCATCTGAAGCTGGAGCGCGAGGACTAGCTTACATTCGAGTTCGAGAAGATGGCGAGATAGATACGATCGGCGCAATCAAAGACAATCTTTCCGAAGCTCAGAAACAAGAAATTCTCGATCGCACAGAAGCTAAACCGGGACATCTTTTATTGTTCGCGGCAGGTGATTCAGCGACCGTGAATAAAACCCTCGATCGCTTACGTCAATATCTCGGTAATGAACTTGGTATGATCGATCCAGACAAGCTTAATCTGCTCTGGGTGGTCGATTTCCCGATGTTCGAGTGGAATGCTGACGAGAAACGGTTAGAAGCTTTGCACCATCCGTTTACTGCTCCACACCCAGACGATGTAGACGATCTGAAAACTGCTCGTGCTCAAGCTTACGACCTCGCCTTTAACGGGTTTGAAGTTGGGGGCGGTAGTGTTCGGATTCATCAACCGGAACTGCAAGCGAAAGTATTTGAAACGATCGGCATTGCCGAAGAAGAGGCTCAGAACAAATTCGGCTTCTTGCTCGAAGCGTTTGAATACGGTGCGCCGCCGCATGGGGGGTTGGCTTATGGAATCGATCGCTGGGTGATGCTGTTATCCGGTGAAGAATCCATCCGCGATGTGATTGCGTTTCCGAAGACCCAGCAGGCTCGTTGTTTGCTCACCAGCGCTCCTTCCAGCGTCGATGACAAACAATTGAAGGAACTCCACGTCGCGTCCACGCTGAAGCCAAAATCTAACACTCCCTAG
- a CDS encoding hypothetical protein (hypothetical protein MicvaDRAFT_4898;~similar to AA sequence:cyanobase_aa:LBDG_11670), translating to MESITPSSEQTSEHLSPIAAKMMLAAFPERIQRALLAHAAETGYPIEMVLEMAIAGFLDSECLNFADCNPEYV from the coding sequence ATGGAATCAATCACACCGTCATCAGAACAAACCAGCGAACACCTTAGTCCAATTGCTGCCAAAATGATGCTGGCTGCCTTCCCAGAACGAATTCAGCGGGCACTGTTAGCCCACGCTGCGGAAACAGGATATCCGATCGAGATGGTGTTGGAAATGGCGATCGCTGGCTTTTTAGATAGTGAGTGCCTTAACTTTGCAGATTGCAATCCAGAGTATGTCTAA
- a CDS encoding lipopolysaccharide biosynthesis protein (similar to AA sequence:cyanobase_aa:LBDG_09860): MVPPIVKRYLLAVNRYKWVIPAGVAVGLGAGGVVAVQPDPPPSFVAESTLVSNAPPITFSTIGSQVRQPVEAFTEDTLLTDQVVEGIAKEVGLKPDALRKGATIKIRGGGDPKDGTAQKAEVQVTYKDGDQKRAGEVISQLSRQLVEQSRLNNSARLRSIIGAIEQRLPKVKQELSDAERTLEQYDRVEGPQLFAAQDGNIIKSIAGSQQQQQQLRLQLDGINAQISSIEEKLGLDPNQAYVSSALSADPIIASLRAQLQQIESQMTVLLKDLRPEHPQVVTLKKQQQAYEEEIRKRATEVIGGNGQVAPFVGNVRQDSSLDPARQQLANTLVNLQTQKESIEQQIVSSLRSEQELRQQFSSIPNKQLERTRLEDQVKLKKNLYDQMQQKLVDARAAEVEIVSSLGLAQSPTVSPTGVKAPKSIPITLAVGAIVGLVVGAGVIFLLDTLEGTIYTAEDLREAIRQRDVAILGILPLVKSFIPNDNPILVKPDSPYAEYYERFRSNLRLTESKNLRVIMMISTIENEGKTVTAYNLAIASARAGKRTLLIEADLRSSSAAHQVNLTPDPDSQLEPLRYLGQISDCIRLAPDVENLYVVPSPGPQPAAAPLLESSELRRLLEDARGRFDLVILDSPPLSQCNDALILEPFTDGMVLVTRPGVTQRSLLEEAIDQLTETASLRLLGAVTNGVDVQLPRAAEEALMNDAKQWLFDPNSETESVVMSDRN; encoded by the coding sequence ATGGTTCCACCGATCGTAAAACGTTATTTATTAGCTGTTAATCGCTACAAATGGGTGATTCCAGCCGGGGTTGCTGTAGGCTTGGGTGCGGGTGGCGTAGTTGCAGTTCAACCCGATCCACCCCCCAGTTTCGTTGCAGAATCTACATTAGTTTCAAATGCGCCTCCGATTACCTTTTCTACGATCGGTTCTCAAGTGCGTCAACCTGTCGAAGCTTTCACAGAAGATACGCTGCTAACCGATCAAGTCGTTGAAGGCATTGCCAAAGAAGTCGGGCTGAAACCTGATGCGTTGAGAAAAGGAGCCACGATCAAAATTAGAGGCGGCGGTGATCCAAAAGATGGAACGGCTCAAAAAGCGGAAGTACAAGTCACTTACAAAGATGGCGATCAAAAACGTGCAGGTGAGGTCATTAGTCAACTATCGCGACAATTAGTCGAGCAAAGTCGATTGAACAATTCGGCACGACTGAGATCGATTATTGGCGCGATCGAACAACGCTTGCCGAAAGTGAAGCAAGAACTTTCTGATGCCGAGAGAACCTTAGAACAATACGATCGCGTCGAAGGACCTCAACTGTTTGCGGCTCAAGATGGCAATATCATTAAGTCGATCGCAGGTAGTCAACAACAACAGCAACAATTGAGATTACAGTTAGATGGCATCAATGCTCAGATTAGTAGCATCGAAGAAAAGCTCGGACTTGATCCGAATCAAGCCTATGTATCCTCTGCGTTGAGTGCTGATCCGATCATTGCAAGTCTCCGTGCTCAGTTGCAGCAAATCGAATCCCAAATGACTGTTCTATTAAAAGATTTGCGCCCTGAACATCCTCAAGTTGTCACTCTGAAAAAACAACAGCAAGCTTACGAAGAAGAAATTCGCAAACGAGCAACCGAAGTGATTGGCGGAAATGGTCAAGTTGCTCCATTCGTTGGAAATGTACGACAGGATAGTAGCCTTGATCCAGCGCGTCAACAATTAGCGAATACCCTGGTTAACTTACAAACTCAGAAAGAATCGATCGAGCAACAAATTGTTTCATCACTTCGATCGGAGCAAGAACTCAGGCAACAGTTCTCCAGCATTCCAAACAAGCAACTCGAACGAACTCGACTCGAAGATCAAGTCAAGCTGAAGAAAAATCTCTATGATCAAATGCAGCAAAAGCTTGTGGATGCGAGAGCGGCTGAAGTTGAGATTGTCAGCAGCTTAGGATTAGCTCAGTCGCCTACTGTTTCTCCCACAGGTGTGAAAGCTCCAAAAAGTATTCCGATTACCTTAGCGGTAGGCGCGATCGTAGGTTTAGTCGTGGGTGCAGGTGTCATCTTCTTGCTCGATACACTCGAAGGCACAATCTACACCGCAGAAGACTTACGAGAAGCGATTCGCCAAAGAGATGTTGCAATTCTCGGAATTCTGCCGCTTGTAAAATCCTTTATTCCCAATGACAATCCGATTCTAGTCAAACCCGATTCGCCTTATGCAGAGTACTATGAGCGGTTCCGGAGTAATCTTCGCCTAACCGAATCGAAGAATCTGCGCGTGATCATGATGATTAGCACGATCGAGAACGAGGGCAAAACCGTCACCGCTTACAATTTAGCGATCGCGTCCGCTCGTGCTGGAAAACGCACATTATTGATCGAAGCAGATTTACGATCGTCCTCTGCGGCTCATCAAGTGAATCTCACGCCTGATCCCGATAGTCAACTCGAACCACTGCGTTATCTTGGACAAATTAGCGATTGTATTCGACTCGCTCCTGATGTAGAAAACCTTTATGTTGTACCAAGTCCTGGTCCTCAACCAGCGGCAGCACCTTTACTTGAATCGAGTGAACTCCGCCGCTTGCTAGAAGATGCACGAGGACGATTTGATCTAGTCATTCTCGATTCTCCACCTCTGAGCCAGTGTAATGATGCGCTAATTTTGGAGCCGTTTACCGATGGAATGGTGCTGGTGACTCGTCCGGGTGTCACACAGCGAAGTTTGTTGGAAGAAGCGATCGATCAACTAACCGAAACCGCGAGTTTACGCTTACTTGGTGCAGTTACGAATGGCGTTGATGTGCAACTTCCACGGGCGGCTGAAGAAGCGTTGATGAATGATGCGAAACAGTGGTTATTTGATCCGAATTCAGAGACAGAAAGTGTGGTGATGAGCGATCGAAACTAG
- a CDS encoding polysaccharide export protein (similar to AA sequence:cyanobase_aa:LBDG_09850), protein MRLVELQFLRSAPRGWMTSLLMAGVYSIAPACSIWLSARSVSAQPSAPLPIQSRLSPLELIEQARQRLRDSTTQQVPSTPNPSVPPVNSFGLYRLGAGDSISVQVQRFTDLNFQATIDQEGNITAPLLGKVPLQGLTIAQAQDRIRQGVNRFVIDPVVFVALTSQRPVLVTVTGEIAKPGLYTLSLPRTSAALLLAGGATGQADLRSIIVKRPLSDGSMLEEKLDLVTPLQEGTPLPDLKLQDGDVVVIPKLSEQDQNYDRTLMARSTLVKPQINVRLLTYATNGLGTLSLPNGSTFLDALTAARPGPDTANLRRVALIRFDPIQKKAVTRDIDARSILSGNMAQNIQLEDNDVIVIGRNLVGRITYALNTFTQPFRDVLGFLLFFRELRNGADSLFGPTGRE, encoded by the coding sequence ATGCGTTTAGTTGAATTGCAATTTCTCCGGTCTGCTCCACGCGGGTGGATGACCTCGCTGTTGATGGCGGGCGTATACTCGATCGCTCCTGCTTGTTCGATCTGGCTCAGTGCCCGAAGCGTTTCGGCTCAACCTTCTGCGCCTTTACCGATTCAATCTCGTCTGTCACCCCTTGAACTGATTGAACAAGCGCGACAAAGACTCCGTGACTCTACGACGCAGCAAGTTCCAAGCACTCCTAATCCGTCCGTTCCTCCTGTGAATTCTTTCGGTCTGTATCGCTTGGGAGCAGGTGACTCGATTTCAGTTCAAGTGCAGCGATTTACCGATCTGAACTTTCAAGCGACGATCGACCAAGAAGGGAATATTACTGCTCCACTATTGGGCAAAGTACCGCTTCAAGGATTGACGATCGCACAAGCCCAAGACCGAATTCGACAAGGGGTGAATCGATTTGTGATTGATCCAGTTGTATTCGTAGCGCTAACCAGTCAGCGTCCGGTTCTCGTGACGGTTACAGGCGAAATTGCGAAACCGGGACTTTATACACTGTCTCTACCGCGAACTTCCGCAGCTTTATTGTTAGCAGGCGGCGCAACCGGACAGGCAGATTTGCGATCGATCATCGTCAAGCGCCCATTATCAGATGGTTCGATGCTGGAAGAAAAGCTAGATTTAGTCACACCCTTGCAAGAAGGAACACCATTGCCAGATCTGAAGCTTCAAGACGGTGATGTGGTTGTGATTCCGAAGCTATCCGAGCAGGATCAAAACTACGATCGAACATTAATGGCTCGATCGACATTGGTGAAACCCCAAATCAATGTCCGACTGCTCACTTATGCCACCAACGGACTTGGAACGCTCTCACTCCCGAATGGCAGCACTTTTCTAGATGCGCTCACCGCTGCAAGACCTGGACCTGACACTGCCAATCTCCGTCGAGTTGCCCTGATTCGATTTGATCCAATTCAGAAAAAAGCCGTGACCCGTGACATTGATGCTCGAAGCATTCTCAGCGGCAACATGGCTCAAAACATTCAGCTTGAAGACAATGACGTGATTGTGATCGGGCGAAATCTCGTGGGCAGAATCACTTATGCACTCAACACCTTCACGCAGCCGTTCCGAGATGTGCTCGGCTTCTTATTGTTCTTCCGTGAACTCCGAAATGGAGCAGACAGCTTATTTGGTCCAACCGGGCGCGAGTAA
- a CDS encoding hypothetical protein (similar to AA sequence:cyanobase_aa:LBDG_09840): MLTSFAKSNFPKVALLLILIGLICFGALPGYLSGGQWRWKAPPQVAVLNQLRSLKKEGIEIPGWKSIEKTSVSIGERKWMLENLQDSTQTTATVLFLPQARSIDQPQVEWADLDGSQSFKTDSHRQIQVGSITVEFLRAWTPRQTYAVMRWYAWEDGGHPAPFWWFIRDRTLQWQNRRAAWIAVNISLPIEPLDDIEPHRGKLESLVQTVQSTLTNQVLRSNS; the protein is encoded by the coding sequence ATGCTGACCTCATTCGCTAAGTCCAACTTCCCCAAGGTTGCCTTATTGCTGATTTTGATTGGATTGATTTGCTTTGGTGCATTGCCCGGTTACTTGTCCGGAGGTCAATGGCGCTGGAAAGCTCCGCCACAAGTCGCAGTTCTCAATCAGTTGAGATCGCTGAAAAAAGAGGGCATCGAAATTCCAGGGTGGAAATCAATCGAGAAAACTTCAGTCTCGATCGGGGAACGCAAATGGATGCTAGAAAATCTCCAAGATTCCACGCAAACCACAGCAACCGTTTTATTTTTGCCGCAAGCTCGATCGATTGATCAACCCCAAGTAGAATGGGCAGATCTCGACGGTTCTCAAAGTTTCAAAACCGATTCTCATCGCCAAATCCAAGTTGGTTCGATCACGGTTGAATTTCTCCGAGCTTGGACACCGCGACAAACTTATGCGGTGATGCGGTGGTATGCCTGGGAAGATGGCGGGCATCCCGCTCCATTTTGGTGGTTTATTCGCGATCGCACACTTCAATGGCAAAACCGTCGAGCCGCTTGGATTGCCGTGAATATTAGTTTACCGATCGAGCCACTTGACGACATTGAACCGCATCGGGGCAAACTCGAATCCTTGGTGCAAACCGTACAATCCACCTTGACGAATCAAGTTCTGCGTTCCAACTCGTAA
- a CDS encoding hypothetical protein (similar to AA sequence:cyanobase_aa:LBDG_09820), producing the protein MHIRRFSFLDRHWSDVVLLGLLATLYIPLLVHWYDGWIRKSISIEHEYFSHGIIGLPFAANIAWYNRKRWIRLSDQVGAARFISIGLLLVAGVMYLSGLPDPVNLSFPILLTAICLWLKGLPGLKLQLFPLVLIALATPNEIPYLLAPHTMPLQSFIAGTAGFILNQFGMNVTVQNIYLFVNDRLVEVAPYCAGLKMLFTSLYVGLMILYWTNNLRSRSFSIVFLIGTIFISVTANIIRNTLLAFFHGTGQDSAFHLLHDGWGGDVYSAAMLGLLIVLCNQMEKFFAPSSPNPDADLIR; encoded by the coding sequence ATGCACATTCGGCGTTTTTCATTTCTCGATCGACATTGGAGTGATGTCGTCCTTCTTGGATTGCTCGCAACTTTGTATATTCCTTTGCTGGTTCACTGGTATGACGGTTGGATCAGAAAATCAATCAGCATTGAACATGAATATTTTAGTCATGGCATCATCGGTCTACCCTTTGCAGCGAATATTGCTTGGTACAATCGCAAACGTTGGATTCGACTCTCTGATCAAGTTGGAGCAGCTAGATTTATCAGCATTGGATTGTTGCTCGTTGCTGGAGTGATGTATCTGAGTGGATTACCTGATCCAGTCAATCTTTCATTTCCGATTCTGCTAACTGCAATCTGTCTCTGGTTGAAAGGCTTACCAGGATTAAAGCTGCAACTGTTTCCATTAGTGTTAATTGCTCTCGCTACACCAAACGAAATTCCTTATTTGCTTGCACCTCATACAATGCCGCTTCAGAGCTTTATTGCTGGAACCGCAGGCTTTATTCTGAATCAGTTTGGCATGAATGTGACCGTTCAGAACATCTATCTCTTTGTCAACGATCGATTAGTTGAAGTGGCTCCCTACTGTGCTGGATTGAAGATGCTATTCACCAGCTTGTATGTTGGATTGATGATTCTGTATTGGACAAATAATCTGCGATCGCGCTCTTTCTCGATCGTGTTCCTAATTGGAACTATCTTCATCAGTGTCACTGCAAACATCATCCGCAATACATTACTCGCGTTCTTTCACGGGACAGGACAAGACTCAGCCTTCCACTTACTTCACGATGGTTGGGGTGGAGATGTCTACTCGGCAGCCATGCTGGGTTTACTAATAGTGCTGTGCAATCAGATGGAAAAGTTCTTCGCCCCATCCAGCCCCAACCCTGATGCTGACCTCATTCGCTAA
- a CDS encoding DegT/DnrJ/EryC1/StrS family protein (similar to AA sequence:cyanobase_aa:LBDG_09810): protein MQSITPLVPFVDLAPLHQPIQAQIEQAIHGVLQRGDYVMGQSVNEFEQAFSKACGVAHGVGVACGTDAIALGLQACGIGHGDEVILPANTFVATLIGVLRCGATPVLVDCDPKTALIDLVAAERAITPRTRAIVPVHLYGQMVSPCLLRDLAHTYELIIFEDAAQAHLAEREGIRAGSIGLAAAFSFYPSKNLGALGDGGIVVTKDEAIAAKLRTLRNYGAPRKYFHTEFGTNSRLDSIQAAILNVKLPHLPSWNRDRAQIAEQYNALLKPLQSRGLVPIFNQSGKGHVYHLYVMRVLKSEIVDRETLQERLEAQGIQTGIHYPLPCHLQPAFKKLGYREGDFPVAESLCEEIISLPMYPGLTEAQVIQVVGAIEESLATPAVVKLPV from the coding sequence ATGCAGAGCATCACTCCTCTTGTTCCTTTCGTCGATCTCGCTCCTCTCCACCAACCGATTCAAGCTCAAATCGAGCAGGCAATCCACGGGGTGCTTCAGCGGGGGGATTATGTCATGGGACAGTCGGTGAATGAGTTCGAGCAGGCGTTTTCTAAAGCTTGTGGAGTGGCACATGGGGTTGGGGTGGCTTGTGGCACAGATGCGATCGCGCTTGGTTTACAAGCCTGTGGAATCGGTCACGGGGATGAGGTAATTCTTCCTGCAAATACCTTCGTGGCAACGCTGATCGGAGTTCTACGCTGTGGAGCGACTCCAGTTTTAGTCGATTGCGATCCGAAAACGGCTTTAATCGATTTAGTTGCAGCGGAACGAGCGATTACACCTCGAACGAGAGCGATCGTACCTGTTCATCTCTATGGGCAAATGGTTTCGCCTTGCTTGCTCAGAGATTTAGCTCACACTTACGAACTGATTATTTTTGAAGATGCGGCACAGGCGCATTTAGCGGAGCGGGAAGGAATTCGAGCCGGATCGATCGGGCTTGCGGCTGCATTCAGTTTTTATCCCAGTAAGAATTTGGGCGCGTTGGGCGATGGTGGAATCGTTGTTACCAAAGATGAAGCGATCGCGGCTAAATTACGAACGCTCAGAAACTATGGTGCTCCTCGTAAATATTTTCATACTGAGTTTGGGACGAATAGCCGTTTAGATTCGATTCAAGCTGCGATTTTGAATGTGAAACTTCCGCATTTACCAAGTTGGAACCGCGATCGCGCTCAAATCGCAGAACAATACAACGCGCTCTTAAAACCGTTACAGTCGCGTGGATTAGTTCCGATTTTTAACCAGAGCGGAAAAGGACATGTCTATCACTTGTATGTGATGCGAGTGTTGAAATCGGAAATTGTCGATCGAGAAACCTTACAAGAACGGCTCGAAGCTCAAGGCATTCAAACTGGCATTCACTATCCGTTACCGTGTCACTTGCAGCCTGCATTTAAGAAATTAGGGTATCGGGAAGGAGATTTTCCGGTTGCTGAGAGTTTGTGTGAGGAAATTATTTCATTGCCCATGTATCCCGGTTTGACTGAAGCCCAAGTCATTCAAGTGGTTGGCGCGATCGAAGAAAGTCTCGCAACTCCCGCTGTAGTTAAACTCCCGGTCTAA
- a CDS encoding hypothetical protein (conserved membrane hypothetical protein;~similar to AA sequence:cyanobase_aa:LBDG_15970), whose amino-acid sequence MQPHTPLPAPESDSLVHKLGQIGRILRLIGWLGIVTQLGLGIAAGVLLLFAIAGRNFNSAIGSQENNVASTTPGLGIATFWAVAAIAVLLYTAFLAFRQLLFARRLRHANVDRHPKKSDIVQVLRLGIIAGFIGMALGILGGGSALGVLLSKAISQPQGVAIYDPTRIIRPLDVFVAMSNMLAVTAHFLGTIASVATVNWLSRQ is encoded by the coding sequence ATGCAGCCTCATACACCACTTCCAGCCCCAGAAAGTGATTCTCTAGTTCATAAATTAGGACAAATTGGGCGAATTTTGCGGCTAATTGGATGGCTCGGAATCGTCACTCAGCTTGGTCTCGGAATCGCTGCTGGAGTCCTATTACTGTTTGCGATCGCAGGACGAAATTTCAATAGTGCGATCGGGTCTCAAGAAAACAATGTTGCAAGTACAACGCCCGGATTAGGAATTGCTACATTTTGGGCAGTCGCGGCAATTGCGGTACTACTCTACACGGCATTTCTAGCGTTTCGTCAATTACTTTTTGCGCGTCGATTGCGTCATGCCAATGTCGATCGACATCCGAAAAAGAGCGACATTGTGCAAGTGTTGAGACTGGGTATCATTGCAGGCTTTATCGGAATGGCGTTAGGGATTTTAGGGGGCGGATCAGCGCTAGGAGTGTTGTTGTCGAAAGCGATCTCTCAGCCGCAAGGAGTCGCCATCTATGATCCCACACGAATCATCCGTCCGTTAGATGTTTTTGTTGCAATGTCGAATATGCTCGCGGTGACGGCGCATTTTCTCGGAACGATCGCATCAGTTGCGACTGTAAATTGGCTCTCTCGTCAGTAA